In Nilaparvata lugens isolate BPH chromosome 5, ASM1435652v1, whole genome shotgun sequence, the following proteins share a genomic window:
- the LOC111046619 gene encoding uncharacterized protein LOC111046619 — MFTSRVRIIVLLFFIAGQRSRANPTTVAYPLETPPEQLKDHEAHEQIYEEKKGPEAHWDCQPGSDYIQEQISITTRMLSEGQTMIAKQKDMSTDEIVLVLGKAGSGKTSLVQYLTQNPKLQGKEVSSGTSEYIIEDGERIGTSVTESFTLYPEIVNYNNSSISFCDSPGFHDSRSSAHEIVSMDVMKSVTSKFKKVKILLLENYSALQHGISKDNFMSTLRHLIDFLGDVDRYKDHIVLIATKIPLKYITTDDINVVLGIVTEEMFIESIMKYLNQIEMSIAEKLNQKTGG; from the exons ATGTTTACTTCACGAGTCCGGATAATTGTCCTACTATTTTTCATAGCAGGTCAACG ATCTCGAGCCAATCCTACAACTGTAGCTTACCCATTGGAAACACCACCCGAACAATTGAAGGATCATGAAGCACATGAACAAATATAT gaggagaaaaaaggCCCCGAAGCCCACTGGGATTGTCAACCTGGATCAGACTACATTCAGGAACAGATTTCAATCACAACAAGAATGCTGAGTGAAGGCCAAACAATGATAGCGAAACAAAAGGACATGTCAACTGACGAAATTGTACTAGTTCTAGGTAAAGCTGGAAGTGGAAAAACAAGTCTAGTCCAGTACTTGACACAAAATCCCAAACTGCAGGGTAAAGAAGTTAGCTCAGGCACCAGTGAATATATAATCGAAGATGGAGAAAGGATTGGAACATCGGTAACAGAATCTTTCACTCTATATCCTGAAATAGTCAACTACAATAATTCATCAATCAGCTTCTGCGATTCACCAGGATTTCATGACTCGAGAAGTTCTGCACATGAAATTGTCTCTATGGATGTGATGAAATCAGTAACCTCGAAATTCAAAAAGGTCAAAATTCTCTTGCTTGAAAACTACAGTGCTTTACAGCATGGTATATCAAAGGATAATTTTATGAGCACTCTTCGACACTTGATTGATTTCCTGGGTGATGTTGATAGATATAAGGATCATATAGTGCTTATTGCCACTAAAATACCACTCAAGTACATTACAACAGATGATATAAATGTTGTTTTGGGAATTGTAACTGAAGAAATGTTCATTGAGAGcatcatgaaatatttgaatcaaatagagaTGTCTATAGCAGAAAAACTCAATCAGAAGACTGGAGGTTGA